The nucleotide window GCACGGCTTCGACGCCTGCTCCCACGGCGCGGGTCGGGCTCTCGTCCGGGGAATGCGGCGGTGGCTCTTTGCCCCCGCCACCCGAGGAGGCCCTGCCGTCGGCGCCCTCGCCGCAAGTCGCAAGCGGAGGCGGTGCAACCGGCGCGCGCAATCCCCCACCCGAGCGGCCCGTCCGCGTGCGACTCACCGCCGAGCTTAGCGTGGCCGGCGCGAAGGCGTTGGACGATCTCCAGGACCGTTGGGAGCGTGAGCACGGTCCGCTTTCGCGGGGCGAGGTGATCGAGAAGCTCGCATTCGAGGCGCTGTCGCGGGTCGACGCCCCTGCCGATAACCCAGCGAACTTGACTGCGACCGACGGCGGCGCCTCGAGCGATCCGGAGGTCGAAGGCAGCGCCTCAGGCGAAGCAGAGATCGACCGCTCTCTTCCCATTCTGGAGAGTGAGGCTGCAGCCGTCCCGGGGCCGGGTGGTAGCGGGGAGCCCGCCCGAAGGCCGGGAGCGCCCCGGCGCCTCATCGAGATTGTTTACCGCGAAGCGGACACCGGCTATCGCTGGCTTCCCTCACGCCATGGGCCCGTGGCCGTGGCGGACATGCCTGCTGCAATTCAAGATCGGCTGGCGGGCGCGCTTTCCATCACCCTCGAGGAACTTCGCGCCAGAGCGCTGGCCGCTTCGGCGCGGCACGAGCGGAGCCTGCTTCAGCGCATGGCAGCCAGGAGGCGGGAGGGACGCGACGTGCCCGCCGACCTCGGGCGCGACATCCCGCTCCACGTCGAGATATACATGATGGGAAGGTCCGGCGGCCGCTGCGAAAGCGAAGGGTGCACGCGCCGGGCGATCGACCTCCACCACCTCGACCCGTTCGGCGAGACCCGGCGGCACGACATCGACCGGATGCTGGCCCTCTGCGCCGGGCACCACCCTGCCTACCACTCGGACGCCACGACTCCGGATGCGGGCGACCCGCGAGTCCTCCGGGCGGCCGCGCCCGGCACCGAGGTCCGGTGCTCCGCGGTAAACGTCAAGGTGGCGGCCTGCAAGCGGCGAGCCCTGGCCGGGAGAGGTGGAGCAGCCGCTGCGGAGTGGGCCTGATAGCGCGGCTCTGATGACTTCGCTCCGGCATCGCGGCCGGCACGGAGGCCGGCCCCACCCGTTGCATCGGTGGCGCAGGCCTCCGTGCCTGCGTCCGATAGGCGCCAGGTCATTTGAGCGCCGCTATGAGAGGCTCGCCTGTCGAATGGGATGTGACAACAGCGAGCGCTGCGGCGAGCGACGGAAGGGGGCAGATCTTCGAGCGCCGCCCAGTAAGAAATCGGGCCGCCCGAAGGCGGCCCGACGGGCAAACAGCGCTAGCTGCGGGTCTTCATCTTGTCGACGAGCTCGCGGACGGACTCGGCGCTCTTGTGCAGGGCGGCACGCTCTTCGTCGGTCAGCTTGATCTCGAAGATGGACTCCATGCCGCGAGCGCCGATCTTGATCGGGACGCCCACGAAGAGGCCGTTGATCCCGAACTCGCCCTCGAGCAGGACGGCGCTCGGGATGATGCGCTTCTGGTCGTACATGATGGCGTCGACCATCTCGACCACCGAAGCCGAGGGAGCGTAGTAGGCGCTGCCGGTCTTGAGCAGGCCGACGATCTCGGCGCCGCCGTTGCGGGCGCGATCCTCCAGGGACCTGACCCGCTCCGCCGGCATGAGCTCGGTGATGGGGACTCCGGCGACCGTGGAGTAGCGGGAGAGCGGCACCATCGTGTCGCCGTGGCCGCCCAGTACGAAGGCGTTGACGTCCTTGACCGAGACGTTGAGCTCCATGGCGATGAACGTGGCAAAGCGGGCCGAGTCGAGCGCGCCGGCCATGCCCAGCACCCGGTGCTTGGGGAACTTGGAGACGTCGTAGGCCAGCTGCGCCATGGCGTCGAGCGGATTCGAGACGATGATGAGGATGGCGTCGGGGCTCCGCTTGACGATTTCCTGCGTGACGCTGCGGACGATGTCCATGTTCGTGAACAGGAGGTCGTCGCGCGACATGCCCGGCTTGCGGGCGATTCCCGAGGTGATGACCACGATGTCCGACCCGGCGGTCTCGTCGTACCCGTTGGTACCCGTCAGATGCGCGTCGTAGCCGTAGATGGGGCCGGACTCCATGAGGTCGAGGGCCTTGCCCTGCGGCATTCCCTCGATGATGTCCACGAGCACGACGTCGGCGTAGTTCTTCTCGGCCAGGCGCTGGGCGGTGGTGCCACCGACCATTCCGGCGCCGACTACGGTAATCTTCTTACGCATCAGTACTATCCTCCGAGGCAAAGAGCCCCATGAATCGCAGCAAGCACGCCACTCTA belongs to Candidatus Tanganyikabacteria bacterium and includes:
- the mdh gene encoding malate dehydrogenase translates to MRKKITVVGAGMVGGTTAQRLAEKNYADVVLVDIIEGMPQGKALDLMESGPIYGYDAHLTGTNGYDETAGSDIVVITSGIARKPGMSRDDLLFTNMDIVRSVTQEIVKRSPDAILIIVSNPLDAMAQLAYDVSKFPKHRVLGMAGALDSARFATFIAMELNVSVKDVNAFVLGGHGDTMVPLSRYSTVAGVPITELMPAERVRSLEDRARNGGAEIVGLLKTGSAYYAPSASVVEMVDAIMYDQKRIIPSAVLLEGEFGINGLFVGVPIKIGARGMESIFEIKLTDEERAALHKSAESVRELVDKMKTRS